A window of Coleofasciculaceae cyanobacterium genomic DNA:
CGAGCCCAAATGAGGATTTTTGCCTAGATGCTCATCACCAATGTTTAAGCCACCCATAAAAGCGACTTTTCCATCAATAATTAGAATTTTACGATGGTTGCGAAAGTTGATTCTAAAGCGGTTGCCTTTTCTTCTGGTGCTGCCAAAGCCACTGACTTTGATACCATGCTTGCGCAGGGATTTAAGGTAGTTACGCGGGAGTTTTCGGGAGCCAATTTTGTCGTAGAGTAGACTTATTTTGACTCCTCGGTTAGCTCGCTCGATTAAAGCCTGTTTAAACTCGTTACCTGTGCGATCGTTGTTGATAATATATGATTGCAGCAAAATATAGTCCTGAGCTTGCGCGATCGCTTCTAACATTGCTTTGTAGGTTTGCTGACCATCAATTAATAATTCTATCTGGTTGCCAGTAGTAAATGGAAGCGGGGTAAAAACATCTGTCAGTTTTTCAATGGTAGAAAATTTAGCTGGAAGTACGGCCTTGTGTTCCAAGATTGCATCGTATGCTTGACTAACCAGGTTATGTTTTTCTAAATAAGCGGTTTGTAAAGCTTGGGCATATTCCTGAAATTCATTCTTGCCTAAAATCCAATACAAAGGAATAGCCACCCAGGGAAAAGTAATTAAGGATATGCCCCAGGCGATCGCGCCACGAGACGAGCGTACTACCATCACTGCATGGGCAGCAGTGAGAACTCCAATGCCGTGTACGATAATTGTCGCTATGCTAAAGATTGAGACAAGATTAATCCCTAACAGCATATAAAACTGGTTTAATTAAAGAAGTTAAAGTGTTAAACGTAAAGCTCTACTATTAGCGGATTATGATCCGAAGAGAAAAAAGTGTCTATTACTTTGGCATTAGCAGTTTTTTGTTTAAATCCTCGATAAAAAATGTAATCTAGGGGTGGAGAAAGCAGAAAGCGTTTGATTTTCAGAGCTTCAACCAGTGGAAAAGAGGCAGGAGTCAAGCCTAGTTTCGCCGTCATTTCTAAGAGAATTAGCCAGCGCGAACGATTCCAAGTATTGAAATCCCCAGAGAAAATTACTGCTCCTTTATGTTGAGAAATGATTGCTTCTATTTCCTTTAGCTGTGTCTGAAATTTGCTGGTTTCAACGAAGTTAATTAAGTGAGTATTGACTGTTAAAAGAGTATCGCGATCGCT
This region includes:
- the cls gene encoding cardiolipin synthase; translation: MLLGINLVSIFSIATIIVHGIGVLTAAHAVMVVRSSRGAIAWGISLITFPWVAIPLYWILGKNEFQEYAQALQTAYLEKHNLVSQAYDAILEHKAVLPAKFSTIEKLTDVFTPLPFTTGNQIELLIDGQQTYKAMLEAIAQAQDYILLQSYIINNDRTGNEFKQALIERANRGVKISLLYDKIGSRKLPRNYLKSLRKHGIKVSGFGSTRRKGNRFRINFRNHRKILIIDGKVAFMGGLNIGDEHLGKNPHLGSWRDTHLKIRGAAVQCLQSVFLGDWYWVTREIPQVSWQVQAAQYNQTALILATGPADKLRNCNLFFLSLIERSQSRIWIASPYFVPNSSILNALKLATLRGVDVRIILPNRPDHLSVYFCSFSYYTELQAVGIKLYRYRSGFMHQKVILIDHDIAGVGTVNLDNRSFFLNFEVMTFAIDNYFIESVTQMLEKDLNVSRLVNLDHYQKKPFWFKLTARVSRLLAPIL